A genome region from Maylandia zebra isolate NMK-2024a linkage group LG6, Mzebra_GT3a, whole genome shotgun sequence includes the following:
- the LOC101482772 gene encoding uncharacterized protein LOC101482772 has protein sequence MSGIQYLAYSWAFVITQTGFVCSEIHFLKQYEGESVVLPCEIEQRYPAPLGVSLKRSWLVEEEVLFKYTKEDFTVKNSADKSRIRVRGDPSLHSVNITISQLNASDTDRYYCEFVVENLSSADDRIRGKMEFFLLVGAGCFDLVPTGAQFGGSSYSFLVYALSSAVVFLLLLFTGFVVISKCKGSQSMKSHEADVYEEMGRATPPSQTQAPAHQREITEASQQSKLHLGNPYEFQEVLSSTS, from the exons ATGTCTGGGATTCAGTACCTGGCTTACTCGTGGGCTTTTGTCATCACACAGACTGGTTTtg tttgcagtGAGATTCACTTCTTGAAGCAGTATGAGGGTGAATCCGTTGTTCTTCCCTGTGAGATTGAACAGAGGTACCCAGCGCCCCTGGGAGTCTCACTCAAACGATCCTGGCTGGTTGAAGAAGAAGTGCTGTTCAAGTACACCAAGGAAGACTTTACAGTTAAAAATTCTGCTGACAAAAGCCGCATTCGCGTCAGGGGAGACCCGAGCCTTCATTCTGTGAATATCACCATCTCTCAGCTGAACGCCAGCGACACAGATCGCTACTACTGCGAGTTTGTCGTGGAAAAtctttcctctgcagatgaccGCATACGTGGAAAGATGGAATTCTTCCTCCTTGTTGGTGCTG GATGCTTTGACCTTGTGCCTACAGGTGCTCAGTTTGGTGGCTCCAGTTACTCCTTTCTGGTGTACGCTTTGTCATCAGCTGTGGTTTTTCTCCTTCTGCTCTTCACTGGATTTGTGGTGATTTCTAAA TGCAAAGGATCTCAGAGTATGAAGTCACATGAAGCCGATGTCTACGAGGAAATGGGTAGGGCAACACCTCCCAGTCAAACACAAGCACCTGCCCATCAGAGGGAAATAACAGAAGCTTCCCAACAAAGTAAACTTCACCTGGGGAACCCCTATGAATTTCAAGAGGTGCTCTCATCAACATCATAA